Proteins from a single region of Macrotis lagotis isolate mMagLag1 chromosome 2, bilby.v1.9.chrom.fasta, whole genome shotgun sequence:
- the LOC141511343 gene encoding keratin-associated protein 3-3-like, which translates to MSFRHDCCCSVPTGPATTICSSDKCCRCGVCLPSTCPHTTWLLEPTCCDNCPPPCHIPQPCVPTCFLLNSSHPSPSLENIDLTTYTQPCPGEPCVPPCC; encoded by the coding sequence ATGTCTTTCCGCCACGACTGCTGCTGCAGTGTCCCCACTGGACCCGCCACCACCATCTGCTCTTCTGACAAGTGCTGCCGATGTGGAGTCTGCCTGCCCAGCACCTGCCCACATACCACTTGGCTGCTGGAGCCCACCTGCTGTGACAATTGCCCACCTCCCTGCCACATCCCTCAGCCTTGTGTGCCCACATGCTTCCTGCTCAATTCTTCCCATCCCAGTCCAAGCCTGGAGAACATTGACCTGACCACATACACCCAGCCTTGTCCTGGTGAACCCTGCGTCCCCCCATGCTGCTGA